The genome window ACGATCTTAACGTTGTGCGGCACATTTGCGACACGGTCGCTGTGATGAAGAACGGGCGGATCGTCGAAAAGGGAACAAGCGATCAGATTTATCGCGATCCTCAGCATGAGTACACGAAGGAACTGATTAGCGCTGCCCGCCAACCGGTCTCACCGACATAAAGCTCAACACAAATCTCAACCGCCCGTGACAGGGCGGCTGGTAAGCTCGCCGGCATGAAAGCTAAGTATCATTCTGATCCTGAGGGGGACGATTCCATCACGAATACCAATGAGCATTACAACTTTTATGAGCAGCTCAACCTGGATCCGTCGCTAGCGCCGGAAGAGCTTGTCGACATTTGCACGTCCCGACTGCGTGAGCTGGAGGACAACGGTGTTCCTGAAACCGATGCGCGCGTGCAAGAGCTGTTAGCTGCTCGGACGATTTTCCACAATGACCGGGCGAAAGCCACCTACGACGATGCGCTGCAGCGGACTGATATCCCGGCGATGACTGTTCCGGCGCTGCGTCATCTTGCCCGTACAGGCACATTGCCGGACGAGTATGCCAGCCCATCGGCTTCCGGCACTCACGGTGATGAGGTCGGCGCACACTGGGGTGAGGGTAACGCGACTGCTGGCCAATCCTCGGAGGAAGGCCTGGACGAGCAGGCTGGTTCTGAGACCGATGCCCAGTCCTCCACCACGTCACTATCGCCATTTAACGCTGCTCCGACGCCGATCAAGATCAGTGTGACGTTGATCGGTCTGATGGGAATCATTGCGGTAATTGCCGTCGTGTGGTCCCGGTTCTCTGATGATGTTCGCGTCATTCAGTACAACCCCATGACTGGCGCTGTGATGTATAACCACCCAACGTTCACAGTCAACGAATCATGGGCAATGCTGACGATGGGGGCCGGCATTCTTATTCCCGCCCTCCTTGTGCCCCAGCTTCGACGCTTCATGCGCGTGCCCGTGCTTGCTTACGCTGTCACGGGTCTGATGCTCTCGGCGTTTCCGTATAAGTCCGTCGTCGTTGGTGAGGGCGACAAAATCGTGACCATCATTACCGCTCTGGCATCGGCAGCACTGATCGCGCTGGCCATGATGATGACCACTCGTACCCGCACAACAACCGACGCATCGGAGCAGGATGGTTTCACTACCCCGGATTCCGATGGCTCGGCTTTCGAAGCCGAGGCATCCGGTGCTGAATCCGCAGCGAACACTAAAACTGTAGCCGCTACTGAGGCCACAGCGGGTTCGCAAACTGCGAGCGACGCAGACGCCGCCGGCCAGCACACCTCTGGTACTACCGGCAAGCAGACTAACGAATAGGTTTGCCTTTCTCGTCGTACGTGTAAAAGCCACGGCCGGTCTTCTTTCCTAACCGACCGGCTTGAACCATCCGACGCAGCAGGGGCGGGCAGGCGTACGTCGGGTCGCCATATTCGTCGACCATAACGTCGGCAATCGATGCCACAGTGTCCAGCCCCACCATGTCGGAGAGCGCGATGGGCCCCATGGGATGTGCTGCACCATTGCGCATCCCAGCGTCGATGTCTTCCTTGGTCGCCACGCCATTTTCCAGCATGCGGATCGCAGAAAGCAGGTAGGGCACCAACAAGAAGTTGACGATAAACCCGGAGCGATCCTTCGCCTTGATCACCGTTTTCTTCAGCACCTCGCTGGCCCACTTTTCGGCCCGATCAGAAACGGCATCCGTCGTATCCAAGGTTCGAACGTGCTCAACCAGCGGAAGAACCGGGACAGGATTGAAGAAGTGCAGCCCCATCACGCGACCTGGGTTCGACGTTGCCGACGCAATCTGCTGAATGGGCAACGACGAGGTGTTAGAACACAAAGGCGCATCGGGATCCGAAACGATCTTGTCGAGCTTCCCAAAAATATCTGCTTTGACCTCGGGGTTTTCAACGATCGCTTCGCAGACCAGTTGGCGATCCGCAAACTCCTCCAAATCAGTGGTGATGCGGATACGCCCGAGCGCGGCGTCCTTGTCTTCCTCGGATAGCTTGCCTCGTGATACACCGCGCTCGAGGGACTTGGTGATCCTCTCGAGCCCTTTGTCGGCGAACTCCTGGGTAGCTTCCCACGCTACGACGTCGGAACCATGACGGGCAGCAACTTCAATAATGCCTGACCCCATTTGACCAGCACCGACGACACCTACACGCAACGCCGAAATGTCGACCGAGTCCGATGACTTATCGTTGTGCTTCTGATCTGCCATGAGTATGTTGTCCCCTCTTTTGCTCTTAGCCGCTGTGTTCAGCGTCTTATTCGTGGTTTCGCTTATTGGCGGTTTCCCTCATGGTAAAAACCTCACTGGCTTTTCGTCGGAAAACACGAAAGAAAATGGCAGTAGTATCCGCCCGGTGCCCATCCTCGTACCAGTCCCCCGCGCCAGCATGAGGGCGTTTACCAGGTCTTATATTGCTTATCGTTGACGAAAAAGCCGTGTCCTTCAGCGCTGGTACACGTCATTCCACGTGCCTTCGATGTGCATGTGTAGGTGGTTGCGTAGTTCCCCTGTACTGGAATTGTTTTCGATTGACCATAAGGCAGCACAGGTCCTGTCCGTGGGAACTCTCCCTGCAAGAGCCAGTGGCATGGTTCCGCGTCGGGGCCTCGACGGAAGCCAATCATGGTGTCATTTCTGGCCTCGACGCCCAGATATGGGCACCGGTTTTCGTCGCCCCACCGGGGGTGCTGATGGACATCGCAGCCATCGTCATCCATCCCGCGGAACTGGCACACGATGTTGCCACTAGGACTCTGAAATACCGTCCGCCCCGATGCCGTCGTAGTTGTGGCACCACCTGCTGCACCACTCCCGGTCCTGGGAGTTGTCGTCCCGTTCTGGGCGGTTCGCGGCGTTACTGCACGGTTCCCCTGGGTACCACCGCGTTGTTGCTGAGCAGTTCCATTCGTCGCACCCCGCTGCGTGCCACCATGACGGCTGGTCGTCGTCGAATTGAGACTGGGATGTGGGTTATCTTGCGGTGCCCCAGTCGCTGGCTGCGGTGCACGCGAGTTCGAGGTGGAATGGGCCTGCGACTGGGTCGCCGACGCTGCCGATGTGTGATCATGGGAAGAATTCGCAACGTCATCGCTGCTGCTACACCCAGCTAAGCCACCACCGACCATAATCCCGACGGCCACTGCGATGCTCGCGCCACGTCGTGCGTTCTGCATGATCCGTCGACAACCGGCACGTCCAAAAAGGCCACGAGACTGGGCCACCTCGGGGGTGCCCGTTAACTCGGGTTGGGGACGTCGACCATGGGGAGCATTCATATCACCGACAATACGTGACAACGCCGGGATAGGACACCCCCATTTCGCGGCACGAGATAGGTATGAGGTAGGAAGGAAAACTCACTACAGAGGCCATCGCGACAAGCGCGACCACTATGAAAGACGACCCCGGGAATCGCGTCTCCATAGTTTTCCCACGTCATCCCTATCCGAACTCGAGTTCGAATTTTGTGTGTATGATGTCCTTCATGCGAACGACGCGAGCACATTGTTCCAGCCATCATGGGCCATTGTTTTCCCACTATTCACTCTCAGCACTGGTGGGCATTTTTCTGAGCCTCGGCCTTGTTATGCCCCTTTCAGGCTGCGGAGACATCGCTACACAGGGCAACAATGGTTCATCTTCGGCGAGCTCTCCGGCTAACAATGATGCCGCTTCCGCGAACGATGGCACTGGACCAAACGACAATGGCTCAGCCGACGATGGCTCGTCACCCGCCGATTCTCCTGATCAAGGCGCTAATGAACCACCCGCCACGGATGCTGCTTTCCCCGGCTCCCCACGTGCTGAACACATCGGCCAGCTGAGCAAACAAGAAAGCACCGATGCACTCACCGCGCTGAATGTCCCCTTCCCCACCGGCGACATTCACGCACTCCTCGCAGCGCTGCCTGAATCACCGCGTCGTGGTGGCGCAGAGCGATACCAACGTAAGAATTTCGGCCCGGCATGGGCGGATGTCGATCGCAACGGCTGTGACACCCGCAATGACATCCTCCACCGGGACCTCACGGACATCACGACGAAACCGCCACAGGGATGCGTCGTTCTTACCGGAGAATTACATGACCCCTACACGGGCAACACCATCGATTTCCACCGTGGGAAGAAAACCTCGCAGGCGGTACAAATCGACCACGTTGTCGCGTTATCCAATGCATGGGCAAGTGGCGCCTATGCGCTGCCGTATGCCGCGCGCACTGCACTCGCCAACGATCCGCTCAACTTGCTCGCCGTGGACGGCCCTACCAACAACGCCAAATCCGACAAGGACGCCGCCGAGTGGATGCCGCCGAACACCGCCTACCGGTGCGGATACGCCGACCGACAAGTTCGCGTGAAGTCGAAATACCATCTACGGGTCACGCGGCAGGAGAAGGAAGCGCTCACCGCCGTGCTTAATCAGTGCGCGGCGTAACACCCCCGCAGAGCCCCCCGGCGCGACCTACTTCTTCCCCTCGTCGGTCGACAAGGCCGCAACGAACGCTTCCTGAGGAACCGACACAGAACCGATGCTCTTCATGCGTTTCTTACCGGCCTTCTGCTTCTCCAGGAGCTTCCGCTTACGAGAAATGTCGCCACCGTAGCACTTGGCCAACACGTCCTTGCGGACGGCCCGGACATTCTCGCGGGCGATAATTTTCGACCCGATCGCAGCCTGAATCGGCACCTCAAACTGCTGACGAGGAATCAGCTCCTTGAGCTTCGTCGTCATCTTATTGCCGTACCACTGCGCATTGTCCCGGTGCACGATGGCAGAAAACGCATCCACCGGATCGCCCTGCAAAAGAATGTCGACTTTCACGAGGTCAGCAATCTGCTCGCCCGCGTCCTCATAGTTCAAGGACGCATAGCCCTTCGTGCGGGACTTCAACATGTCGAAGAAGTCGAAGATGATCTCCCCCAGCGGCATGGTGTACCGCAGCTCCACGCGGTCCTCTGACAGATAATCCATGCCGCCCATCTGACCGCGCTTCGACTGGCACAGTTCCATCGTCGGACCCAAGAACTCCGCGGGAACGATCACCGTCATCTTCACGATGGGTTCGTAAATCTCCCGCGGCTTTCCATCAGGCCAATCCGAAGGATTACGCACCTTGGTCTCTTCGCCCGCCTCTGTCACCACGCGGTACACCACCGACGGGGCCGTCGAAATCAAATCCAAATTGAACTCACGCTCCAGCCGAGCACGAGTAATTTCCATGTGGAGCAAGCCCAAGAAACCGCACCGGAAACCGAAACCCAGCGCCACGGACGACTCCGGTTCGTAGGTTAACGCGGCGTCGTTGAGCTGCAGTTTCTCCAAGGCGTCGCGCAAATCCGGATACTGATCCGCCGAAATGGGGAACAACCCCGAATACACCATCGGCTTCGGCTCTTCATAGCCTTTCAACGGTTCCGTGGCAGGATCATTCACCACAGTCACGGTGTCACCCACCTTCGACTGGCGCACGTCCTTCACACCCGTGATGAGGTACCCCACTTCGCCGACACCCAAACCGTCGGTCTTCTTCGGCTGCGGAGAAACAACGCCGATCTCCAGCGTTTCGTGCGTGGCCCCCGTCGACATCATCTGAATCTTCTCGCGGGCCTTCAGCCGACCATCCATCACGCGGACATAGGTCACGACGCCGCGATAGGTGTCGTACACCGAATCGAAAATCAGCGCGCGAGCAGGCGCATCCGCATTCCCCGTCGGCGCAGGAACAACATCGCACAACTTGTCTAACAGTTCGGGGACGCCGTCGCCGGTCTTCGCCGAGACGCGCAAGACTTCTTCCGGCTCACACCCAATGATCAAGGCCAGCTCGTCGGCAAACTTGTCCGGGTCCGCGGCGGGAAGATCAATTTTGTTCAACACCGGAATAATTTCCAGGTCATTCTCCATCGCGAGATACAGATTCGCGAGAGTCTGCGCCTCAATGCCCTGAGCAGCGTCGACAAGAAGAATAGCCCCCTCACACGCCTCCAGGGCACGCGAGACTTCATACGTGAAGTCGACGTGACCGGGAGTGTCGATGAGATGCAGCACGATCTGCTCACCCGCATGATCCCCAGTTTTGGGGACCCACGGCAGGCGCACATTCTGGGCCTTAATCGTGATGCCCCGTTCGCGCTCAATATCCATGTTGTCCAGATACTGGTCGCGCATGTCACGATCGCCGACCACCCCGGTGAGCTGCAGAATTCGATCCGCCAAGGTCGATTTCCCGTGGTCGATGTGTGCGATGATGCAGAAGTTCCGGATACGCTCCGAGTCGGTGAACGTTGTTTCCGCGTAGTTGGTGGCCATAAAAGAGCTGTGATCCTCTCCGTCAGTACTCGGTGATCACAGTACTAGACGTTGGATTGCACCACTTTTCACACCGAATTATTGTGGGGACATGTTCGTACCGCGAGGAAATTCGGGCCCATTTTCATACGACTCTGAGCCCGAACGCCACACGCAGCGGTCTTCCCTGATCCGTCACATCACCGGCTTTCTTGCCCACAAGCGGGCAACCACGAGTGACGACGACTTCGAACTCCCTGACGCGGCCGGGAGGTCGCACTCACCACGCCGATCTCGTCGCGTTCCGACGTCATTCTCGCGGCCATTCCACCACGAAGGTGCCCTGGATCAAGGCCTTGCTTCACTGCAGCAAGGGCTAGGTATGACGGACTCCAGCGTTTCGACGTTTAATAACGAGGATGAGCCGGTTCTCGCACGGCCCACTGGTGCCTGCGCCTCTACGCTGATTTATGCGCCCGATATGGATGGGCAGGCCGATCCTGGCGAGGTCGTCTGGGTTCATTCCCCGAATAAGCAATCGGACGGCCGGGAACGAGCAATCGTTATTCTTGGCCACCACGAGCGATACATTCGCGGACTTCTCATTTCGACGAATGACGAGCACTCGACCGATAACAACTGGCTGGAGATCGGCGCCGGGGGCTGGGATATGCAAGGCCGCCCCGCATGGGTTCGGTTAGACAAGATCATCGAGGTTCCTGACCACATGATTCGTCGGAAAGGGACAGTGTTGCCACGGCGGCGGTTTGAACGCATCGCCAGCCGGCTGCGGACGGACTACAACTGGCGTTAGCGGCACGCCGGGTTGGC of Corynebacterium kroppenstedtii DSM 44385 contains these proteins:
- a CDS encoding 3-hydroxybutyryl-CoA dehydrogenase gives rise to the protein MADQKHNDKSSDSVDISALRVGVVGAGQMGSGIIEVAARHGSDVVAWEATQEFADKGLERITKSLERGVSRGKLSEEDKDAALGRIRITTDLEEFADRQLVCEAIVENPEVKADIFGKLDKIVSDPDAPLCSNTSSLPIQQIASATSNPGRVMGLHFFNPVPVLPLVEHVRTLDTTDAVSDRAEKWASEVLKKTVIKAKDRSGFIVNFLLVPYLLSAIRMLENGVATKEDIDAGMRNGAAHPMGPIALSDMVGLDTVASIADVMVDEYGDPTYACPPLLRRMVQAGRLGKKTGRGFYTYDEKGKPIR
- a CDS encoding HNH endonuclease family protein: MRTTRAHCSSHHGPLFSHYSLSALVGIFLSLGLVMPLSGCGDIATQGNNGSSSASSPANNDAASANDGTGPNDNGSADDGSSPADSPDQGANEPPATDAAFPGSPRAEHIGQLSKQESTDALTALNVPFPTGDIHALLAALPESPRRGGAERYQRKNFGPAWADVDRNGCDTRNDILHRDLTDITTKPPQGCVVLTGELHDPYTGNTIDFHRGKKTSQAVQIDHVVALSNAWASGAYALPYAARTALANDPLNLLAVDGPTNNAKSDKDAAEWMPPNTAYRCGYADRQVRVKSKYHLRVTRQEKEALTAVLNQCAA
- the lepA gene encoding translation elongation factor 4 — translated: MATNYAETTFTDSERIRNFCIIAHIDHGKSTLADRILQLTGVVGDRDMRDQYLDNMDIERERGITIKAQNVRLPWVPKTGDHAGEQIVLHLIDTPGHVDFTYEVSRALEACEGAILLVDAAQGIEAQTLANLYLAMENDLEIIPVLNKIDLPAADPDKFADELALIIGCEPEEVLRVSAKTGDGVPELLDKLCDVVPAPTGNADAPARALIFDSVYDTYRGVVTYVRVMDGRLKAREKIQMMSTGATHETLEIGVVSPQPKKTDGLGVGEVGYLITGVKDVRQSKVGDTVTVVNDPATEPLKGYEEPKPMVYSGLFPISADQYPDLRDALEKLQLNDAALTYEPESSVALGFGFRCGFLGLLHMEITRARLEREFNLDLISTAPSVVYRVVTEAGEETKVRNPSDWPDGKPREIYEPIVKMTVIVPAEFLGPTMELCQSKRGQMGGMDYLSEDRVELRYTMPLGEIIFDFFDMLKSRTKGYASLNYEDAGEQIADLVKVDILLQGDPVDAFSAIVHRDNAQWYGNKMTTKLKELIPRQQFEVPIQAAIGSKIIARENVRAVRKDVLAKCYGGDISRKRKLLEKQKAGKKRMKSIGSVSVPQEAFVAALSTDEGKK
- a CDS encoding type II toxin-antitoxin system PemK/MazF family toxin, translated to MFVPRGNSGPFSYDSEPERHTQRSSLIRHITGFLAHKRATTSDDDFELPDAAGRSHSPRRSRRVPTSFSRPFHHEGALDQGLASLQQGLGMTDSSVSTFNNEDEPVLARPTGACASTLIYAPDMDGQADPGEVVWVHSPNKQSDGRERAIVILGHHERYIRGLLISTNDEHSTDNNWLEIGAGGWDMQGRPAWVRLDKIIEVPDHMIRRKGTVLPRRRFERIASRLRTDYNWR